In Halobacterium sp. R2-5, the following are encoded in one genomic region:
- a CDS encoding NUDIX domain-containing protein — protein MPVDDLWFLASRAEQRAERAYHALTDAHDGFLEFDRRRSVSRRRFRTLAERVERTGGPYGAHTAVYREDGDLLLVRHDGVDLWVPPGGGVDDGESFREAAERELAEEAGVGATYCGLAMLTAVTFECGAYSAWGVVPVFEACADDTSLAVRDPDGEISDAAWFADLPEDTRDRGHLRRWRERALS, from the coding sequence ATGCCCGTCGATGACCTCTGGTTCCTCGCGAGCCGCGCCGAGCAGCGCGCCGAGCGGGCGTACCACGCGCTGACCGACGCCCACGACGGCTTCCTGGAGTTCGACCGGCGGCGCTCGGTGTCCCGCCGCCGCTTCCGCACGCTCGCCGAACGCGTCGAACGCACGGGCGGACCGTACGGCGCCCACACCGCGGTCTACCGTGAGGACGGCGACCTGCTGCTGGTGCGCCACGACGGCGTCGACCTCTGGGTGCCGCCGGGCGGCGGCGTCGACGACGGCGAGTCGTTCCGCGAGGCCGCCGAACGCGAGCTCGCCGAGGAGGCGGGCGTCGGCGCCACCTACTGCGGGCTCGCGATGCTGACCGCTGTCACCTTCGAGTGCGGCGCGTACTCCGCGTGGGGCGTCGTCCCGGTCTTCGAGGCGTGCGCCGACGACACCAGCCTCGCCGTCCGGGACCCGGACGGCGAAATCTCGGACGCGGCGTGGTTCGCGGACCTCCCCGAGGACACCCGCGACCGCGGCCACCTGCGGCGCTGGCGGGAGCGCGCGCTCTCGTAG
- a CDS encoding DUF1918 domain-containing protein → MSFEEDDEVVLHDKHSEFDGETGTVTQVVETMFGEPNYTVSFDDGQEAGVPEDNLEAADEDEE, encoded by the coding sequence ATGAGCTTCGAAGAAGACGACGAGGTCGTCCTCCACGACAAGCACAGCGAGTTCGACGGCGAGACCGGCACCGTCACGCAGGTCGTCGAGACGATGTTCGGCGAGCCCAACTACACGGTCAGTTTCGACGACGGCCAGGAGGCCGGCGTCCCCGAGGACAACCTCGAAGCCGCCGACGAAGACGAAGAGTAG
- the pyrI gene encoding aspartate carbamoyltransferase regulatory subunit — MTDTELRVSKIQSGTVIDHVSAGEALHVLKLLGIDGTGGTTVSLGMNVPSDRLGRKDVVKVEGRELSDSEAEVLSLIAPEATINIIRDYDVVEKRRVERPEEVGGVLVCPNRECITNAGEPVDPTFAVLDDGLRCEYCGEIVREDITAHLRD; from the coding sequence ATGACTGATACAGAACTCCGCGTCTCGAAGATTCAGAGCGGCACCGTCATCGACCACGTCTCCGCCGGGGAGGCGCTGCACGTGCTCAAACTGCTCGGCATCGACGGCACCGGGGGCACGACGGTCAGCCTCGGGATGAACGTTCCCTCCGACAGGCTCGGCCGCAAGGACGTCGTGAAAGTCGAGGGCCGCGAACTCAGCGACTCGGAGGCGGAAGTCCTCTCGCTCATCGCGCCCGAGGCCACCATCAACATCATCCGCGACTACGACGTCGTCGAGAAGCGCCGCGTCGAGCGCCCCGAGGAGGTCGGCGGCGTGCTCGTCTGTCCGAACCGCGAGTGCATCACGAACGCGGGCGAGCCCGTCGACCCGACGTTCGCGGTGCTCGACGACGGGCTGCGCTGCGAGTACTGCGGGGAGATCGTCCGCGAGGACATCACCGCCCACCTCCGGGACTGA
- a CDS encoding GNAT family N-acetyltransferase: protein MDVRVPSDSERAAVADRLLRPAYRAAEAVDPAFNDLDESVVADEDCSRWLDDDGRTMFAAYDPEPVGVVTGGVSSSPELYARGDSCYVDGLYVVPERRREGVAGELLDRMKAWGRERGCEYARLSVHVDNHAAMAFYEAHGFEPKFRSLRRRL, encoded by the coding sequence ATGGACGTGCGCGTGCCGTCGGACAGCGAGCGAGCGGCGGTCGCCGACCGGCTGCTCCGGCCGGCGTACCGCGCGGCCGAGGCCGTCGACCCCGCGTTCAACGACCTCGACGAGTCGGTCGTCGCCGACGAGGACTGCTCGCGCTGGCTGGACGACGACGGCCGCACGATGTTCGCCGCGTACGACCCCGAGCCCGTCGGCGTCGTCACCGGCGGCGTCTCGTCGTCGCCGGAGCTCTACGCGCGCGGCGACAGCTGCTACGTCGATGGCCTCTACGTCGTCCCCGAGCGCCGCCGCGAGGGCGTCGCTGGCGAACTCCTCGACCGCATGAAAGCGTGGGGTCGCGAGCGCGGCTGCGAGTACGCGCGGCTCTCCGTGCACGTCGACAACCACGCCGCGATGGCGTTCTACGAGGCCCACGGCTTCGAGCCGAAGTTCCGCAGCCTCCGCCGGCGGCTCTAA
- the pyrB gene encoding aspartate carbamoyltransferase — translation MRHDHLLTAKQLSRADIETVLDRAAAFDDDPEAASERYADTLLALCFFEPSTRTKMSFETAAKRLGGDVVDMGSVESSSVKKGESLADTVRVVEGYADGIVLRHPKQGAAKMASEHVDVPVVNAGDGAGHHPSQTLLDLYTIRERAGLDDISVGIMGDLKYGRTVHSLAHALTNFDVRQHFVSPESLRLPRSVRYDLHEAGAQVREHEDLEAVLPNLDVLYVTRIQRERFPDEDEYEEVAGEYRITPETLDAASDDLAVMHPLPRVDEISGAIDETENATYFEQAHNGVPVRMALLDLLLNDD, via the coding sequence ATGCGTCACGACCACCTCCTGACCGCCAAGCAGCTCTCGCGGGCCGACATCGAGACGGTCCTCGACAGGGCGGCCGCCTTCGACGACGACCCGGAGGCCGCCAGCGAGCGGTACGCGGACACGCTGCTCGCGCTGTGCTTCTTCGAGCCGAGCACGCGCACGAAGATGAGCTTCGAGACGGCCGCGAAGCGCCTCGGCGGCGACGTCGTCGACATGGGCTCCGTGGAGTCCTCCTCCGTGAAGAAGGGCGAATCGCTGGCCGACACCGTCCGCGTCGTCGAGGGGTACGCGGACGGCATCGTGCTCCGGCACCCGAAGCAGGGCGCCGCGAAGATGGCCAGCGAGCACGTCGACGTGCCCGTGGTGAACGCCGGGGACGGCGCCGGCCACCACCCGAGCCAGACGCTGCTGGACCTCTACACGATCCGGGAGCGCGCCGGTCTCGACGACATCTCCGTCGGCATCATGGGCGACCTGAAGTACGGCCGCACCGTCCACTCGCTGGCGCACGCGCTCACGAACTTCGACGTCCGCCAGCACTTCGTCAGCCCCGAGAGCCTGCGGCTGCCCCGGTCGGTGCGCTACGACCTCCACGAGGCCGGCGCGCAGGTCCGCGAGCACGAAGACCTCGAGGCCGTCCTCCCGAACCTCGACGTGCTGTACGTCACGCGCATCCAGCGCGAGCGCTTCCCCGACGAGGACGAGTACGAGGAAGTCGCCGGCGAGTACCGCATCACGCCGGAGACCCTCGACGCGGCGAGCGACGACCTCGCGGTGATGCACCCGCTGCCCCGCGTGGACGAGATCTCGGGCGCCATCGACGAGACGGAGAACGCGACGTACTTCGAACAGGCGCACAACGGCGTCCCGGTGCGGATGGCCCTCCTCGACCTCCTCCTGAACGATGACTGA
- a CDS encoding sulfatase-like hydrolase/transferase, giving the protein MDDTTDTPNLLLVVVDCLRQDFLRRDAVDTPFLDGLRERGVECTELYATATTTTPAVASLLTGAYGERNGVQSLRRGSLSEDVEPMAEILGDAGYHTEAMATGPLVPETGLDRGFDRYECRDRDESMFSDWREEGLDRLAGLPEPFAAFVHLWEIHEDVHVPREYDSPEYGETPYGRAFSALDREIEALVDAVPDDTVVAVVGDHGESITHWSNPIRLAVKSLRDAVKYYGGVDTRGVVERVNQYCERFGPDIDDHFVEKGHGENVFDFTTNVPFVLAGPGIESATVDAQVRQIDVLPTLLDALGVDHETDGDRIEPGVEDRVAYMRACGASLHGERNWARAVRYGDAKYVEYTERDWEPGVYDLDENPRELERVDDPDLEAELRERLPERGVDPTDVEMLEINERLEDLGYL; this is encoded by the coding sequence ATGGACGACACTACCGACACTCCGAACCTCCTGCTGGTCGTGGTGGACTGCCTCCGACAGGACTTCCTGCGCCGGGACGCCGTCGACACGCCGTTCCTCGACGGCCTCCGCGAGCGCGGCGTGGAGTGCACCGAGCTGTACGCCACTGCGACCACGACCACGCCAGCGGTCGCGAGCCTGCTGACGGGCGCGTACGGCGAGCGCAACGGCGTCCAGTCGCTGCGCCGCGGCAGCCTCTCCGAGGACGTCGAGCCGATGGCCGAGATTCTCGGCGACGCCGGCTACCACACCGAAGCGATGGCGACCGGCCCGCTCGTCCCGGAGACCGGCCTCGACAGGGGGTTCGACCGCTACGAGTGCCGGGACCGCGACGAGTCGATGTTCAGCGACTGGCGCGAGGAGGGTCTCGACAGACTGGCGGGCCTGCCGGAGCCGTTCGCGGCGTTCGTCCACCTCTGGGAGATTCACGAGGACGTCCACGTCCCCCGCGAGTACGACAGCCCCGAGTACGGCGAGACGCCGTACGGCCGCGCGTTCTCCGCGCTCGACCGCGAAATCGAGGCGCTCGTCGACGCCGTCCCCGACGATACAGTGGTGGCGGTCGTCGGCGACCACGGCGAGAGCATCACCCACTGGAGCAACCCGATTCGGCTCGCCGTGAAGTCACTGCGGGACGCCGTGAAGTACTACGGCGGCGTCGACACCCGCGGCGTCGTCGAGCGCGTCAATCAGTACTGCGAGCGCTTCGGCCCGGACATCGACGACCACTTCGTCGAGAAGGGGCACGGCGAGAACGTCTTCGACTTCACCACGAACGTCCCGTTCGTGCTCGCGGGCCCCGGTATCGAGTCCGCCACAGTGGACGCCCAGGTCCGACAGATCGACGTGCTGCCGACGCTGCTGGACGCGCTCGGCGTCGACCACGAGACGGACGGCGACCGCATCGAGCCCGGTGTCGAGGACCGCGTCGCGTACATGCGGGCCTGCGGCGCGTCCCTGCACGGCGAACGCAACTGGGCGCGGGCCGTCCGCTACGGCGACGCCAAGTACGTCGAGTACACCGAGCGCGACTGGGAGCCCGGCGTCTACGACCTCGACGAGAACCCCCGGGAGCTGGAGCGCGTCGACGACCCCGACCTCGAAGCCGAGCTCCGCGAGCGCCTGCCCGAGCGCGGCGTCGACCCGACGGACGTCGAGATGCTGGAGATCAACGAGCGCCTCGAAGACCTCGGCTACCTCTGA